The Clupea harengus chromosome 26, Ch_v2.0.2, whole genome shotgun sequence region TTGCCAGGTGCCACCAAAGACAGCAGCGTGGTAATAGTAGTCCCCGTCATTCATGTAAGCCACTGATTTAGGGTTTCGGTCATACGTATACTCTGTTACTGAGCTCTTGTAGAAATATGCATGCAGTAAGGCCACTGAATCCCCGAGGGCCTCGGAGCCAAATGGCCCAACAAAGACCTGGTCGACGTCCATGCAGAACACATACTGGTTGCGCGTGCTGATGAGGTTGTCGATGGCCTCTGTGATGGCCTTCATGCGCATCATGGAGATGTCCTGCCAGCGCTCGTACTTCTTTACCGGGATCGCTCGCAGTGTCCGTCCTGGTGCCAGCTGGACAGTGGGAACATTATGCGGGACATCAGTGAAGATGTAGTAGTCCACAGGCAAGCCCACCATGAAATGCCTTTCTGCTGATATTAAAAACTCTTTCAAGTAGACCTCCAAATACCTTTAAGGGGGAAAGAACACGGATGATGGAATCAATAAACGTAGTGCAGTGAATTGAACTGGTTGACCTCATTGAATTAGTTTGACACAATAAAAATTCCACAGGACAGTTATTTGTGAAAGAAATCACTGTTAGTGGAGattgctctctttctgttgccCATACAAGTCTATAAACATGCCAACAGGAAATCGATAGAAGTTAATGAAAAACTGACCTTCCGACGGCAAACACTGTTAGGGCTACAGATGTGTCCTTTTCTACATGGTATTGATCGTAGATTGCTTTTTCAAACATCTCATTCCACATTATTGGAGCTCTCCATGATGTGCATGTTTGAACGTCCCATCTTGACCTGAAGGGGTTTAAACACATGGGCTTTATCACACCACTGTGATGTGTTTACTGTAACGCGTTGACTTCTTTGATGGGGACTTTATAGCTCTTAACATACCAGAGATCTAGTGAATTATCAATATGATCCTGTGGTAGTAGGATCTCACCAGGGGGCAAAGTACACTTCTTCATTGCAGTAAAATACCTGATGGAGAGTATATCAGAAAAAGTAAACacctgacaaaaaaacaaacacaacttcaagaaataaaaacatagtTGTGAACATCTCTGACTTTTCATCTTGTGGATATACATAAGTGTTTGGCCTGTAGATTTCTTCACGTCATTGGTATGTCAGGGTGGCTATTTTGGGCACCGCATGAGCTCATACGTTAATACACCTAAAATGTTATGGGTGTAGTTGTGTGCCTTGTAAGACTTGTGTTCTAATGTGTAGTAGCCTGCATGACTAAACCCAAATGTAACATTGGTTATTAAAAATCAACATATACTgttacagtagcctacatattTCATGTCTTTCCGTGACTTTCAGCTGTTTTATTCAAAAGgaacgtttttgttgttttttttattgttgcatTATACTCAAAATATTCCTAAAGCACATTCAGAAAGACCATGGACCAGTAACTAAAACATCGTCTTGTGCTTACTTCTATTCTTGTATTGAGCATGATTAGACTACTGAGGAAAGAGTACAACCCAATTGTAATTTCATAGAAGTCGTGTATCACTTACCCACTGGAAATTGTATACTGGTGTAAGATGAAGAgcaccacagtcacacatagaAAAAGTGGGAACACCCATTTTGCGCGGAGATGTCTGATAAAAATAAGGGCGAACCTGAAAGTTAGCTAATGGGCTACCACATTGTGAACACAACTGAGACCACAAATCAGTTGAAGTTTCCATTTTATAGCATGTAATCTCGACGAGtttaaaaaagacaacaaagacTGACCTTATGTTGATAAAGTAATTGATTCTATATGGTGTCCCAGCCATTTCCTAAATATCTCAGATGGTAGGAGAAGCGAATTGAAAACACAACATCATTATGCTCATTAAGGGAACTGCAACTTCATCCTCTTCAAAGAGCTAATATGCTCACAGGTCTTGggcaaaaataaatcaatttcgGTGAATCCTTGAGGTATAGTACTTCACGCAAATGGTGAACTTCAATAAAGTCAGTAGCCTACGGCACGCAGTCAAACTTCAATTCTGAATGACAGGAAAAGATGGATTGGGTCTCCGTAATTCTTGCGAGAGTAGATCAAAGAATTGCAAAAGCTTTGAACAGCAGGATATATATACTTAAATATGTATTTCCAAAGAGAAAAATGGCAACGTGGTGTCACGACAGAACTCTTCCAGTGTCGTCTACCATCGGATCAAAGGACCATGTCTGAATTACAAAAGTTACAGTTACGCACAGCGTAACCCGGTGTGTCGGAATGGTTTGAACCAAGCCTATAGTGCTTCTGCCAAGGATGACGTCGCAACATCTCACTGTCGCCATAGGATACTCATGATTATAAAAGTGTGGTAGAGATAATATGACCCCCCAAATCTATGTATAACACATACAATTTGGAGAGAAATAAGGAGAGGACTTTTGAGAGGGGAACAAATTGAGCCCGTCAGATCAGTGTTGGCAGACAGCAGCATCTCAAGAAAGCTGTACACGTCAATAAAGGCAGGAGTCCGTAGGTGCTCAAGGGCTGAATTCAAttcatgtctgtttgtttgcaaggtATAGTACAGAGCTTTTGGCGCAAGCGTCTGAACCTTTTTCCCAGACATATTTTTGCATTACCTCGCAATACGTTTTCATTCCCTCGCAATATTGAGCTCCTCTACAATAAGTGTGTACAACGCTTCCTAGGGGTCATGCTGGTAATTTTTTCCTGAGATACGTTTGCATTCCCTCGCAAACATTTTGAGTTCCCTCACATTAGTTTTGTGTTCCTTTGCAAAAGTCTTATTTTCCCTCGCAATAGTTTGCGCAATAGTCGCAAAGAATATCTAGTAGCACAAAAGTAGCTCAAAAAGTCACCACCATGACCCTTAAGCTTAAGGGGTTCAGTATTAATCTTCCACCAGAATTTGGTTGATTTGTGGAGTCTTAGGGGATGATGGGATGGTTCATTTGTGGACTCTTAGGTCATGATGGGATTTATTTTTGAGCTCCCTTTGCGTTCCCTCACAATACTTTTgcgtcccctccctccctgtatcCTGTAGATCACTGTAATGCTTTCTTTTAGTGAGCCCTCTCATTGTAATTATTCATTTATGTTTACTTTCACTGATTTCATAGTCATGCTTATCATTCGGCAGTAAAACTATATTAGCATATTTAATTCCAAGTTCAAAGTACAATTCTATGAGCTGATCCATGTTGTGGCTTTGCATGTTAGAGGCAAATAGACCAAGACCAGTGGGATCGCAAAAGGATTCAGAGATAATACAAAATGTAGGCCAATGCATTGGGAACGCAAAACTTATTGCAAGTCAATGCAAACTATTGCGATGAAATACTAAAGTATTGCGAAGGAAGCAAAGGTAGCTAAAAAAACCTTCTCACCATATAAACAAACTCCCACCATGACCCTTAAGGGACTCCGTATATTTAACATGGAATGTCCCTAAAGGTTGCTAGTGGAGCTGGATGAGCAGAGGTGTGATGTGGCTGGTTGATTGATTTGGAGTTAATTGATGATGCCAGGTTTGCAGGTTGCAGTATGTAATAAATGATCAGGACTGTGTTCAGTGAAGACAAGGATATATGCacatgtattttcttttttaagattttcttttgggctttttatgcctttatttggacaggacagtTATGACAGGTAGCggggcggagaagaggtggggagaggattgggacaTGACATTAgaccagacttgaacctgtgtccccgtggCCAATGAAGCCTGTAAGTGGCCAATGAGGCTTTTTAACCCTTTTGTTCCATAGACAGCACCATGACTCTGACCTGGAAACACCTCACATGTCTGCATCAACCCACCTCACATCTCAGGAGTGCAAATCAACCAGGGATTGTAAGACCTAGTCCTAAAACAGAACCGACAACAATAATATCACTGACTTTAACGTATTTTCATAAACGTCATGCCCAAAGAATAAGATGATTCACTTCATGCAGAGATTTACCagtcattgggcctcatttataaaatgttgcgtagaaaccatcctacatttgatctcagaatttttttttctgaaatggtcgtaagtgttattcacagaaaaccAATGTACGCccaaaaaaacacgtgtacgcctATGGAGGATTATCGGGgccataactaaataaataaataaataaatacataaataaataaataaatggttaaatacttggataaatacataattagataacaaaatgaataaaatgagacacttaaaatataaatgttacatgtactcgtgtgtatatatatatatatatatatacgttttcatgtgttcacatttatttatttatacttacatttatttatttatacttacatttatccACGGTGTAACTTGCTGCAGCAAAATAAATCCGTCACCAAGTCAGGGGGCGGGTTAAACCCTCTGATTGGTGAATGAACCGTATTACACACCAGGCAGGCTCAACCAGTCGATCAAGCTCTCTTCGATCCAGAGGGATACCTAATTTTGGCGGGTATAGATGCCAAGCGCCAGATTTAATTTAGAAAAATCAAGATACCAGAATGTCCCAGAAGACATACCCCCAGCTGCTGCGTGAGGCTGCATCATTAATTGAAGAGGCCCTCAACTCGTCTACTactagtagtaatagcagtggtgtataaagtacccaaaatccatacttgagtaaaagtaaagataccttactggaaaatgacaaaagtaaaagtaaccttttagaatactacttgagtaaaagtcttaaagtatctgatctttactgtacttaagtatcaaaagtaattttctgatattaaatgtacttaagtctTCTGGGACATTCTGGTATCTTGATTTTTCTAAATTAAATCTGGCGCTTGGCATCTATACCCGCCAAAATTCGGTATCCCTCTGGAGATTATAAacttggcctaccattgataacacaattgcacagtaggccctttttctttatttttggaactcagcccatttgaggcaaggattgacaccattgaactgatgttatttgttattgattaagatttagaacttatcattatttcaatacatttgaccattttaagcttggcctaccattttattggagcgatgagggacaggtggggcttgaaaaggcccccttgttcagaGTGGggaacatagacatatatagatggtggggaatgacagaaaaagtttgagaaccactgcagtAGCCTGACCAAAACATCATCAAAAATCTGACAGACCTCAAAAGAGCAGTGCAAGAATCTCACAGAACTAGAAGACTTTTGCAAGGAAGAATTAACAAAAATACCCCCTAAAAGAGTAGAAAAACTCTTAGCTGGCAACAAAAAGCGTTTTGAATCTGTCATACCTAGTAAAGGGGTTGTTACTAAATACTGAACGTTcagggtgcccaaacttttgcttCGGGCTCtttacctttttttattttgaaactgtAAAAGATGGAAGCAAAGGTAATCCTGCCTAAAGTAAGACATtggttatttttatattttatatattatatattttttgcctTTCGGAAAttagcgttaacgcgttaatctatccgattaatgcggccgcgattaatgcgataaaatattttaacgcaattaacgcaactttgcctttatttggatgggacatgaagttatgacaggaagcgaggtggagaagaggtggggagaggattgggaaattacatcaggccagacttgaacctatGTCCCCttgggcaatgtagcccgtaagtagggggcttggcctaccatttgaAGTTAtaaccttaatgcaaagcacccgacagaaagcagtcccaggtgagatgatcgccaacccacactccatgacttctctaggaaaataactagaccagtccgtgaaaaggttaccatttgggttgccggtgactgtcagcccatcaacatagttgatgacagtgggctgattgaggtgattcgaattgcttcaggggaaattcttacgatttataaatgtataatgTTGTAGAAGCgtctttcattcaaaataatgAATGGCTTTCTGTTTAAAAGTGCCCAAACTAACAGTCAAATCCAGAGCGCATGCTTTATCTGCAGCCAGTTAGACTCAAccagtagaatagaatagaatagaatatatttatttgtatattatTTGCCTCCAGTACCCACTGGAGGCAGTTTTAGTGGCAAAGACTAGCGAGTCTACATAGCCTACCACTGAACATGTATGATTGAAGACTAGTCATATCAGTCGGATGATTGAACACTAGTCATATAGGGGCCGTATCAGTCCTATGATTGAACACTAGTCATATAGGGGCCGTATCAGTCCTATGATTGAAGACTAGTCATATAGGGGCCGTATCAGTCGGATGATTGAAGACTAGTCATATAGGGGCCGTATCAGTCCTATGATTGAAGACTAGTCATATAGGGGCCGTATCAGTCGGATGATTGAAGACTAGTCATATAGGGGCCGTATCAGTCGGATGATTGAAGACTAGTCATATAGGGGCCGTATCAGTCGGATGACCAAGCTCAGGCCGTGGGCTCGGTTTTATATATTTGGTGCCGGAGGTGAGCTCCATGGAACTAAAAGCGTTGGCCATGCCCATTTCCATATTTCCAGGGCTGAATTTATTGGCCGAGCAACAGGCATAAACATGAATGGAAGTGGCAGTTAGTTCCTCTGTGCAGGGCCACAGTCAAATCTTGTTTTGTGTGAGCGAGGTAGTAAAAGGGTGTTTATTAGTGCCATGTTTCCCTTATGTTGAAGTGCAGTTCAGCAATAACAGCAATTCCAGATAATTCTGGCACAAATTATAgattatcaaacacaaaaatgtggAGAGAAACATTTAATAACTACTGTTTAAAAGGTTTAACTAGAAAGGTCACAATTACACCAGACATATCTTTACATAATGTGAGGAAGTGATCCAGACAAAACAGATTCAGAGACAAATAACTTTACTTCTCTGGTAACTCCTGCTATTTGACTGATTTCTGCTTGAGGTTAGCCAGTCAAAATAACTGCAAATGTGTCCATGACCTAAATAATCACAAAAAGGTGTACTTGTTTGTAAGCTTTAAATCCTCCTTGTTTTTGAGGACGGTATTGATTACCACGTCTATCCTTAACATGCTTATGTTCTTATCTATCTGGTTCAAGAAGGTAGATTTGCATATATGAAAAAGAAGCCTTATTGTCATATCAatacttttattgtttttagaAATACAGCACgcataattgttttgttttcccattTACACTGGTAGGGGGGGTAAGGGGAAGGAGTGAGGGGGTAACTGAAACCGGATGCCTTTACCAGCAGGCCTGGCACACTACAGGTCAAGGGGCAAGACAGAACCAGTGAGAGTACAGTACATAAAGTGCTTCGgtcaaaaaaaatgtataaaattaAAAAGGGCATATCAAAACAatgcaggacaggacagggtgGAAAGATGAATTCCTAGACTCACAAAGGAGGGGGTGACAGAATGGCAGCATCTTTTCATATCTCAATattaatacaaaaacagaaaaaaagaaaatggaggcATTTCTGGAGAGGGTAGAAGGGGGGGATGGCACTCAGCCCAGGATGAGACTGGATTTGCCCCCAGGGGGGTTCCTGCGGCCAGAAGGAACCCCGGCTGCCTCGGCGGTGGTGGCAGCACCAGAAAGCATcgtcatctccctctcctcccttggctccctctcctccctcggCTCCTGGGGCTCTGGTTCCTGTGCGATCTCTGCAGGTCACAGGAAAAGCGGAAGAGACTCAAATATCCAATTACACTTCCACATCTGTCCGTCCAAAATATTACTCCCTGTAGTATCACTGACCTGGGCCAGTTAATCACATCACTAACACACTCGGAAAGGTTTGGCTTGCTCATACAtagccaagttttttttttttttattcagatgAAATTAATCGAAAGAGATtgcatagacaaaaggccacaTTCCACCCCAGAACATTTTTTATTAAGGGCAGACACAACTTTACAAGGCAGTTCGTTGTGTGTTATTATCTAGCATCATAAGACATATGTAGGTTACTAAGTTTACAGAGCGGAGTGTACACTAACCTGCATTCATTGTGTCACGTTCACGGTCAAAAAcctgagaaggaaagaaagtcaGCAGACGTAGATGAATAGAACAGCAAATAAATAGGATTCATTTGAATACTTGACAGTAAGACTAGAAAACTCTCGTATGGGAGGCGGTTGCCAGTTATGCCATTTCAGGACTTTAAATAAAGTGAACTGAAACGGCTATTTAACACTGTTAGGCCGATAAACACTGTAAAGGGCCTAATCAAATCATAGGCTGGAATGAAATGCTTGGAGTCCATTGCTCACCTCAGGAGAGTTCTCCTCAGCGGTGCCGTCTTGGCTGGGGTTCTGGTTCTGGCATCTCCGCAGGGGAGCCGAAGATTCCCCACAAAGCACACCGGTCGGTTTCCCACCTGCCAGTACAGCACATCCACTAGATCAATGTCTGAAGCTTCACATCTGACCAGTACAGCACATCGCACTAGATCAATGTCTGAAGCTTCACATCTGACCAGTACAGCACATCCACTAGATCAATGTCTGAAGCTTCACATCTGACCAGTACAGCACATCCACTAGATCAATGTCTGAAGCTTCACATCTCACCAGTACATTCAAGACCTACTAGCAGAATCATAAAACTCACACAGACCCCATTTGGCAGTGGTGTGGGCCACACTattttagcagtgtgtgtgcgaatgtgtccTAGCCACAGGACCGCCTACCCTACATCATCTGCATAAGCGAAAGTACACTCAAAGCTGGCTTTGTCCACAATGTCTGAAGATTTCAAAAAGCCTTTAGGTATATATTACGAGTGCATTGTTTTCGATAACCAATAATGCACCAAGAAGACTTCATGtccaacaaacaaactcaacaaccCCTTTTCTTCCCTCTGCCAGAAGTATAACAGCTGGCTAAACATCAACAATTTCTAGAGCAAGAACAAGTTGCAAATAATGATTGTCTCCCCAAATACTATTCAGTTGATAAAGCCCATTTACTCTTCAAAACCAATTTAGTATTAACAACAAGATAGTGTGTTAGCTCACGGTAGCCAACGACTGGGGAAAAACCTGGTCTCTTACCTTGCTTTCTGAAACTAGCTAGTAACGCACTCAGACGCCACTTTAAAAATAGGTGCTGCTGCGGTCCCCTCCTGTGTTTTCTAGTTGCCCATAGAGTATTTGGTTTAGTATTTGCCCAGTcaccttttttctctttgtaaGATGCAAGATGACCTAgctagttagaaaaaaaaaaaaaaacttccccccccttattttttgtttaaaaagaaagattttttttccatatCATTATAAAAATGATGAGTAAATGAAGTGTAAAGTACTGCCCCCTCGTGCATTTGGTCTTTGCAAACGGAAATGATGTACATGTTTATTTGCATATAGAGCAGGGAAGTAAGATCCAATCAGAAGTGGTCACTCGACACGCATTCTAATGCAAGGTGTGATTTGACATACTTAAagctgtccacttgtgatcaCCCAAGACGCACGTTAATGCCAGGtgaacagcctcaaaagagccATTCCAGATTGagttaataaaaaaattaaaaaactgAGTGTGAAGTACATGACATGAGCTGCTTTTATCCACCAACAATAGTCATTCTATTCTAGAGTCCAAGTCCAATCTTGAAGCAGTGAAAGGAATGCTTTCATTCTACATTGGCCAGCAGTGCAGGGTGCTTGAGCACATAATACAGCCCAGATCACTGTGGGAGCAATATTGTGACACACAAGCTGGAGGCCAGTATTGTTTCAATAAACTTCCTGCAGAGAGCTTCGGAAAACCACCAGGCTCACTGAGGCTAGTGGGTCAACTTTGAAGGCAGGCCTGCATACAGCCCACTTGCTTCTAATCTCAGGCATGTTCAACACGACAGATACTCGACAGTGGCACAAGAATGTTAGCATCTCATGCTCCTGAAGGCCATGTCTGACACACAAGCCATTAACATTCAGATACATGCGTCAGCAACTCTGACCATCAAACGATACCATCACTGAAGTCAGTAGTGAACAAATGCACAACTGACAATCCCATTGCCCTGGACTCATCAAAATCCTTGCATGCAGCTGCCATACAAACACTGCTATTGTGATGGGCTagagagaggaaacacagaCAACCAAACGAATGGTTTGTTTTCCATGTAATTGCCTCTGTTAATGCTCAGGAAAAGGCATGAAGGGGTCGTTACCAGGCGGGTTGTTCCTCCGGAAAGCATGAGGGTCTTCAGGTTCAGCAAAGATGCTGGAGGCCATTTTGTTCTTGCGGGAGGCCGTTTGCTCCTCATCTGTGCCAAAGGAGATGTTGGAGCCACCACCCGGAGGACGCAACACCCTGCAACGGACCATAGGGTGATGCCACGTGGAAGATGCAGAAACAGATGCTCATATGGATTGAATATGTTAATGCTTTAACCTCAGGTCTATAGGGTTAAAAGACAGACATTAAGCACTGATTTTACAGCTTTTATCTGGTATCTGGCAGTACTGTAAAACAAAGACCTTCACCCCAGTCATATCCCTTTTAAAAAGGTTCTCCTGTCAGTTGACAAGCACTGTGGTGGGAGTGGAAAGTTAATACTGCAGGAAAACGCTTGTTGCAGAATGCATTTTAGGGACTACTTTATTGTTTAAGGTACCAACCCTCCGGACACATCattaacaaacataaacaaaaaactTAACGAGAAATTATATATTAAAAACGGCTAGGAGACATAACCGTAGTGGACACCTGGAAAGAAATTAAATCCTCGGGTTAACCGCTCGCGGAAATGGGAAAGGGAGTGTACTGTCTAGTCACTAGCGCTCCCACTGCAAGCATCGTGGTTGAACACCATCCACAACTATTCGACTATACCTCTCCCTGAGCCCCTCCTCTTTCCATTTCACGCTATAAAAATACGTGTCTGTATAACCACCTGACTCGTAATCAGCTGCTTAGTTTAGATAAAGCCTCACGACATTACTGTGGACAATCAGAAAAAAATAGTACAGGGGTTGATTAATGACCCGAATCTCGCAGTCGAGTAAACGGTCTTTCTGCAACCGCACTATATAAATGGGATGAGAGGGTGCATCGTCTGAGAGGAGGGTTTAAAATCCGATACAAAGCATGGACCGCACCCAACCACAAAATACACTGCACAGCAGTCCAAGTCTAACGTTAGACGGTTTCCAAAGAGGGTCGACTTTGTCAAAGACATGGCTGCTTCATTACACCCACACTGACAGCTAGCCATGCGTGCAATTTTAAGATATGCAACACCGTCTGACAGAGTAGTGATAAGTCCACCAGACGAACATACCGCATACAAACTTTGAAGCTATGTGTTACTTATAGAATACAAGAAGCAACTATATATGAGCAGACATTTTTTCATGCATGTCAATAGTGCAGATCAGTTCATGTATTTGATACTACAGCGAGGAGGTCGAGCTAAGATTAGGGGACCTGGCTGAGCTAACGTTCTGGCAATTTATCCTGTATTGGTTATTCCCTTAATCTTTATGCTTCACAACAAAGGTTGTGTTTGAAACGTTTTAAATTCAACTAGCTTGACAGACTCCGATTCTTACCCACGTGCTTTCAATAATAGATATCTCAGATCTGATCAGATAATCGAGACCTCACCTGTTAACTCATCTGGGCAGACAGCTAGGTAGACAAGACTAAGACAACTTCCTGACCTAGCTAACAATAGTTCATATATCATAGTTTTCTCCATCAGATAATAAAGCTAGCTAGGTTAGGCCAAATGTAATCATTCAGAGAAGCGATTTTTCTAGCGGTACCCATAACGACAGCGGGATGCGAGAACCCATCCTCCATTCAAAAAGAGTAAGATGATAATATATCTTTTCCATGACATATTAACGTCATTCAAATAACAAACACTTTGAGAATTTAATACCACTAAacgttaaaagaaaaaaaaaacagatctcGCCAATTGTCAAGATGGGTGTGGAGATGACTGCCACTCCCAACGATTTTAAGACAGCTGTACAGCTCgtgataatgtttttttttttaagccagaGGTGTATTTAATTAAAAGTCTAGCCAAATTGTGGTAATCTTTGA contains the following coding sequences:
- the LOC116219872 gene encoding N-acetyllactosaminide alpha-1,3-galactosyltransferase-like, with translation MGVPTFSMCDCGALHLTPVYNFQWVFYCNEEVYFAPWSRWDVQTCTSWRAPIMWNEMFEKAIYDQYHVEKDTSVALTVFAVGRYLEVYLKEFLISAERHFMVGLPVDYYIFTDVPHNVPTVQLAPGRTLRAIPVKKYERWQDISMMRMKAITEAIDNLISTRNQYVFCMDVDQVFVGPFGSEALGDSVALLHAYFYKSSVTEYTYDRNPKSVAYMNDGDYYYHAAVFGGTWQNVRNITESCHRGIKTDKVNDVEALWHDESHLNKYFWLHKPSKVLSPEYLWASEIGFTYEIHVRRMIWAEKHYGVLRD
- the jpt1a gene encoding jupiter microtubule associated homolog 1a, which gives rise to MTTTTNFQGMEPGSKSSSRVLRPPGGGSNISFGTDEEQTASRKNKMASSIFAEPEDPHAFRRNNPPGGKPTGVLCGESSAPLRRCQNQNPSQDGTAEENSPEVFDRERDTMNAEIAQEPEPQEPREEREPREEREMTMLSGAATTAEAAGVPSGRRNPPGGKSSLILG